One Gossypium raimondii isolate GPD5lz chromosome 3, ASM2569854v1, whole genome shotgun sequence genomic window carries:
- the LOC105794589 gene encoding uncharacterized protein LOC105794589 isoform X2: protein MTSAGDEEVDAVLSDVESDEPVPIVIKDPSREDVSVEKFREILAELDREKQAREAAENSKSELQVSFNRLKALAHEAIKKRDECGRQRDEALREKEEALRSNDNLTAQLTEANKIKDEVTKQREDLAKQLEEASKGKDGLRSEIETSAHMLVSGIEKISGKVNNFKNFSAGGLPRSQKYTGLPSVAYGVIKRTNEIVEELVKQIETTTKSRNEAREQIEQRNYEIAIEVSQLEATISGLRDEVAKKTNIIENLEKNIAEKDGKIGEIEKEMSEKINLAEDELMELRNLSSEYDDKLKIWQMRMELQRPLLVDQLNFVSRIHEIIYDVIKIVDADNMDQSDVSESFFLPQETDSEENIRACLAGMESIYELTGILAVKTKDLVEEKNREVKSLNETVARLIKEKEHIGSLLRSALSRRMVSENKSKTNELFQTAENGLREAGIDFKFRNLIGDGNKAEDPGSDQDEIYTLAGALENIVKTSQLEIIELQHSVEELRAESSVLKEHVEAQAKELNQRMHRIEELEEKERVANESVEGLMMDIAAAEEEITRWKSAAEQEAAAGRAVEREFLAQLSWSLKRRSKPC, encoded by the exons ATGACGAGTGCGGGCGATGAAGAAGTCGATGCGGTGCTCAGTGACGTGGAGTCTGATGAGCCGGTACCGATAGTTATTAAAGATCCGTCTCGAGAGGATGTATCGGTCGAGAAATTCCGTGAAATTCTGGCGGAGCTCGATCGCGAGAAACAAGCACGAGAAGCGGCGGAGAATTCCAAATCAGAACTTCAAGTTTCGTTTAATCGATTAAAAGCTTTGGCTCACGAGGCGATTAAGAAGCGAGATGAGTGTGGGAGACAACGTGACGAAGCTCTCCGCGAGAAAGAAGAAGCTTTGAGATCGAACGATAACTTAACGGCGCAATTAACTGAAGCTAATAAGATCAAAGACGAGGTTACGAAACAGAGAGAAGATTTGGCGAAGCAATTGGAGGAAGCGTCCAAGGGAAAAGATGGATTGCGATCGGAGATAGAGACTTCTGCTCATATGCTTGTTTCTGGTATCGAAAAAATATCTGGAAAAGTTAATAATTTCAAGAACTTCTCTGCTGGAGGATTGCCGCGATCGCAAAAGTACACCGGACTGCCCTCCGTTGCTTATGGAGTAATCAAAAGAACAAACGAGATCGTTGAAGAGCTCGTTAAACAGATCGAAACCACAACCAAATCTAGAAACGAAGCCAGGGAGCAGATAGAGCAACGAAATTACGAAATTGCCATTGAAGTTTCTCAGCTTGAAGCTACAATAAGTGGGTTACGAGATGAGGTGGCAAAGAAAactaatataattgaaaatttagagaAGAATATAGCTGAAAAGGATGGGAAGATTGGGGAGATTGAAAAAGAGATGTCGGAGAAGATTAATTTGGCAGAGGATGAATTAATGGAGTTGAGGAACTTGAGCAGTGAATATgatgataaattgaaaatttggcagATGAGGATGGAATTACAGAGACCGTTACTGGTTGATCAGTTGAATTTCGTTTCTAgaattcatgaaattatttatgatGTTATTAAGATTGTTGATGCTGATAATATGGATCAGTCAGATGTATCAGAGTCCTTTTTTCTTCCACAAGAGACAGATTCTGAGGAAAATATCCGCGCTTGTTTGGCGGGGATGGAGTCTATCTATGAATTAACAGGAATTCTTGCCGTGAAAACAAAGGACTTAGTGGAGGAAAAGAATCGTGAAGTAAAGAGTTTAAACGAAACAGTTGCTCGATTGATTAAGGAGAAAGAACACATTGGTTCTTTACTTAGGAGTGCACTGTCCAGGAGGATGGTATCTGAAAATAAGTCCAAAACTAACGAGTTGTTTCAAACTGCTGAGAATGGTTTGAGAGAGGCTGGAATTGACTTCAAATTTAGAAATCTTATTGGCGATGGAAATAAAGCTGAAGATCCGGGCTCAGACCAGGATGAAATATACACTCTG GCTGGTGCTTTGGAGAATATTGTCAAAACATCTCAGCTTGAGATAATTGAACTGCAGCATTCTGTGGAGGAATTAAG GGCAGAGTCGAGTGTACTTAAAGAACATGTGGAGGCTCAAGCCAAGGAGCTCAACCAAAGAATGCATCGTATAGAGGAGCTTGAAGAGAAGGAGAGAGTAGCAAATGAAAGT GTTGAAGGACTTATGATGGACATTGCTGCTGCTGAGGAAGAAATTACAAGATGGAAATCAGCAGCTGAGCAAGAGGCTGCTGCAGGAAGAGCTGTAGAGCGAGAGTTCTTAGCTCAG TTAAGCTGGAGCTTGAAGAGGCGAAGCAAGCCATGTTAG
- the LOC105794589 gene encoding uncharacterized protein LOC105794589 isoform X1: MTSAGDEEVDAVLSDVESDEPVPIVIKDPSREDVSVEKFREILAELDREKQAREAAENSKSELQVSFNRLKALAHEAIKKRDECGRQRDEALREKEEALRSNDNLTAQLTEANKIKDEVTKQREDLAKQLEEASKGKDGLRSEIETSAHMLVSGIEKISGKVNNFKNFSAGGLPRSQKYTGLPSVAYGVIKRTNEIVEELVKQIETTTKSRNEAREQIEQRNYEIAIEVSQLEATISGLRDEVAKKTNIIENLEKNIAEKDGKIGEIEKEMSEKINLAEDELMELRNLSSEYDDKLKIWQMRMELQRPLLVDQLNFVSRIHEIIYDVIKIVDADNMDQSDVSESFFLPQETDSEENIRACLAGMESIYELTGILAVKTKDLVEEKNREVKSLNETVARLIKEKEHIGSLLRSALSRRMVSENKSKTNELFQTAENGLREAGIDFKFRNLIGDGNKAEDPGSDQDEIYTLAGALENIVKTSQLEIIELQHSVEELRAESSVLKEHVEAQAKELNQRMHRIEELEEKERVANESVEGLMMDIAAAEEEITRWKSAAEQEAAAGRAVEREFLAQLSAVKLELEEAKQAMLESEKKLKFKEETAAAAMAARDAAEKSLKLADMRASRLRERVEELTCQLEEFETREDSRGRNGPRYVCWPWQWLGLDFVGFHKPETQQQSSNEMELSEPLSEPLL, translated from the exons ATGACGAGTGCGGGCGATGAAGAAGTCGATGCGGTGCTCAGTGACGTGGAGTCTGATGAGCCGGTACCGATAGTTATTAAAGATCCGTCTCGAGAGGATGTATCGGTCGAGAAATTCCGTGAAATTCTGGCGGAGCTCGATCGCGAGAAACAAGCACGAGAAGCGGCGGAGAATTCCAAATCAGAACTTCAAGTTTCGTTTAATCGATTAAAAGCTTTGGCTCACGAGGCGATTAAGAAGCGAGATGAGTGTGGGAGACAACGTGACGAAGCTCTCCGCGAGAAAGAAGAAGCTTTGAGATCGAACGATAACTTAACGGCGCAATTAACTGAAGCTAATAAGATCAAAGACGAGGTTACGAAACAGAGAGAAGATTTGGCGAAGCAATTGGAGGAAGCGTCCAAGGGAAAAGATGGATTGCGATCGGAGATAGAGACTTCTGCTCATATGCTTGTTTCTGGTATCGAAAAAATATCTGGAAAAGTTAATAATTTCAAGAACTTCTCTGCTGGAGGATTGCCGCGATCGCAAAAGTACACCGGACTGCCCTCCGTTGCTTATGGAGTAATCAAAAGAACAAACGAGATCGTTGAAGAGCTCGTTAAACAGATCGAAACCACAACCAAATCTAGAAACGAAGCCAGGGAGCAGATAGAGCAACGAAATTACGAAATTGCCATTGAAGTTTCTCAGCTTGAAGCTACAATAAGTGGGTTACGAGATGAGGTGGCAAAGAAAactaatataattgaaaatttagagaAGAATATAGCTGAAAAGGATGGGAAGATTGGGGAGATTGAAAAAGAGATGTCGGAGAAGATTAATTTGGCAGAGGATGAATTAATGGAGTTGAGGAACTTGAGCAGTGAATATgatgataaattgaaaatttggcagATGAGGATGGAATTACAGAGACCGTTACTGGTTGATCAGTTGAATTTCGTTTCTAgaattcatgaaattatttatgatGTTATTAAGATTGTTGATGCTGATAATATGGATCAGTCAGATGTATCAGAGTCCTTTTTTCTTCCACAAGAGACAGATTCTGAGGAAAATATCCGCGCTTGTTTGGCGGGGATGGAGTCTATCTATGAATTAACAGGAATTCTTGCCGTGAAAACAAAGGACTTAGTGGAGGAAAAGAATCGTGAAGTAAAGAGTTTAAACGAAACAGTTGCTCGATTGATTAAGGAGAAAGAACACATTGGTTCTTTACTTAGGAGTGCACTGTCCAGGAGGATGGTATCTGAAAATAAGTCCAAAACTAACGAGTTGTTTCAAACTGCTGAGAATGGTTTGAGAGAGGCTGGAATTGACTTCAAATTTAGAAATCTTATTGGCGATGGAAATAAAGCTGAAGATCCGGGCTCAGACCAGGATGAAATATACACTCTG GCTGGTGCTTTGGAGAATATTGTCAAAACATCTCAGCTTGAGATAATTGAACTGCAGCATTCTGTGGAGGAATTAAG GGCAGAGTCGAGTGTACTTAAAGAACATGTGGAGGCTCAAGCCAAGGAGCTCAACCAAAGAATGCATCGTATAGAGGAGCTTGAAGAGAAGGAGAGAGTAGCAAATGAAAGT GTTGAAGGACTTATGATGGACATTGCTGCTGCTGAGGAAGAAATTACAAGATGGAAATCAGCAGCTGAGCAAGAGGCTGCTGCAGGAAGAGCTGTAGAGCGAGAGTTCTTAGCTCAG CTATCAGCAGTTAAGCTGGAGCTTGAAGAGGCGAAGCAAGCCATGTTAGAATCTGAGAAGAAGCTAAAATTCAAAGAAGAAACTGCTGCTGCTGCCATGGCAGCAAGAGATGCTGCTGAGAAATCATTGAAGCTGGCAGATATGAGGGCAAGTAGGCTGAGGGAAAGAGTAGAGGAGCTTACCTGTCAGCTAGAAGAGTTTGAAACACGAGAAGACTCAAGGGGTCGAAATGGACCGAGATATGTTTGTTGGCCATGGCAGTGGCTTGGGCTGGACTTTGTAGGGTTTCATAAACCAGAGACACAGCAACAGAGTTCAAATGAAATGGAGCTTTCTGAACCACTTTCTGAACCTCTTCTCTGA